The DNA sequence CCAGCGAGACTCCAGCCACGTCAGATCGATCTGAAAGATGTGGTGGGGGTCGTCGGGGTTGTAAAACTCAAACCATTCGCGAGGGAAATCGGGCGCCACTTCGCGGCCGCTTAAGATTTGGCGGCCGGCGGGAGAGGCTTCAGGAAATCCCAGAAAAACCTGGGTCGGGCGCAGGCGGTTCACACTTGAACACGCTATACCGTCTACCCTGATAGTTGTGCGACTAGGTGTATTGGATGTGGGCAGCAACACTGTCCACCTCGTGGCAGTGGATGCCCGCAATGGCGGTCACCCTACCCCCATGAGTGACTGGAAGACGACGCTACGGCTCGTGGAGCTCATCGACAGCGATGGGGCCATCGATGACAAAGGCCTACGCAAACTGACCAAAGCGGTCGGTGAGGCGGCGGATCTGGCGAGCACCCTCGGGTGCAAAGAGATCATGCCTTTTGCGACGTCGGCGGTGCGTTCCGCGTCCAACTCCGACGAGGTGCTCGACCACGTGGAGAAGGAAACCGGCGTCCGGCTGGAGGTTTTATCCGGCGAGGACGAGGCGCGTTTAACCTTCCTGGCGGTGCGCCGCTGGTACGGGTGGTCGGCCGGTCGCATCACCAACCTCGACATCGGCGGCGGTTCTCTCGAGCTGTCCACCGGCTCTGATGAGACCCCTGATGTGGCCATTTCCCTGGACTTGGGTGCGGGGCGATTGACTCACCAGTGGTTTGATACGGATCCGCCGGAGCGCAAGAGGATCAACCTCCTGCGCGATTACATTGATGCCGAGCTGGTTGATCCCGCCCGGCAGATTCGCGTCTACGGCACTGCCGGCGTCGCGGTGGGTACTTCCAAGACCTTCCGCACGTTGGCCCGCCTCACGGGTGCGGCCCCCAGTGCGGAGGGACCTTACGTCAAGCGCACTCTCACGGCACCTGGTTTACGCCAGCTCATCGCCTTCATTTCCCGCATGACCGCCGCTGATCGCGCCGAGTTGGAAGGCATCAGCTCGGACCGATCGCACCAGATTGTCGCGGGTGCGCTGGTCGCGGAGGCCAGCATGCGTGCCCTCGGGCTGGAGAAGATTGAGATCT is a window from the Corynebacterium testudinoris genome containing:
- a CDS encoding Ppx/GppA phosphatase family protein yields the protein MRLGVLDVGSNTVHLVAVDARNGGHPTPMSDWKTTLRLVELIDSDGAIDDKGLRKLTKAVGEAADLASTLGCKEIMPFATSAVRSASNSDEVLDHVEKETGVRLEVLSGEDEARLTFLAVRRWYGWSAGRITNLDIGGGSLELSTGSDETPDVAISLDLGAGRLTHQWFDTDPPERKRINLLRDYIDAELVDPARQIRVYGTAGVAVGTSKTFRTLARLTGAAPSAEGPYVKRTLTAPGLRQLIAFISRMTAADRAELEGISSDRSHQIVAGALVAEASMRALGLEKIEICPWALREGVILRRIDKGLTQEDLGSSADQDRM